A window from Phalacrocorax aristotelis chromosome 5, bGulAri2.1, whole genome shotgun sequence encodes these proteins:
- the FEN1 gene encoding flap endonuclease 1 codes for MGIHGLAKLIADVAPGAIRENDIKSYFGRKVAIDASMSIYQFLIAVRQGAEVLQNEEGETTSHLMGMFYRTIRMVENGIKPVYVFDGKPPQLKSGELAKRTERRAEAEKHLQEAQEAGEESNIEKYSKRLVKVTQQHTDECKKLLRLMGIPYVEAPGEAEASCAILVKAGKVYAAATEDMDCLTFGSPVLMRHLTASETKKLPIQEFHLNRILQDLGLTWEQFVDLCILLGCDYCESIRGIGPKRAVELIKEHKTIEKIVQQIDTKKFPLPENWLHKEAQKLFLEPDVVNPDAVELKWTEPNEEELVEFMCGEKQFNEERIRNGVKKLSKSRQGSTQGRLDDFFKVTGSITSAKRKEPETKGSAKKKAKTNSAAKTKKGK; via the coding sequence ATGGGAATCCATGGCCTGGCCAAGCTTATTGCTGACGTGGCTCCTGGCGCCATCCGGGAGAATGACATCAAGTCTTACTTTGGCCGGAAGGTCGCTATAGATGCCTCCATGAGTATCTACCAGTTCCTGATTGCCGTGCGGCAGGGAGCTGAAGTGCTTCAGAATGAGGAGGGCGAGACCACGAGCCACCTGATGGGCATGTTCTACCGGACCATTCGCATGGTGGAGAACGGCATCAAGCCGGTTTACGTCTTTGATGGCAAGCCCCCGCAGCTGAAATCGGGGGAGCTGGCAAAGCGGACTGAGCGCCGGGCTGAGGCTGAGAAACACCTGCAGGAGGCTCAGGAGGCTGGAGAGGAGAGTAACATTGAGAAGTACAGCAAGAGGCTGGTCAAGGTGACCCAGCAGCACACCGACGAGTGCAAGAAGTTACTAAGGCTGATGGGTATCCCCTATGTGGAGGCACCAGGGGAGGCCGAAGCCAGCTGCGCTATCTTGGTGAAGGCTGGGAAGGTCTATGCCGCTGCCACAGAAGATATGGATTGCCTGACCTTTGGCAGTCCTGTACTGATGCGACATCTTACTGCCAGTGAGACGAAGAAGCTACCCATCCAGGAGTTTCACCTGAACCGTATTCTACAGGATCTAGGCCTGACCTGGGAACAGTTTGTGGATCTGTGTATCCTCCTGGGCTGTGACTACTGCGAGAGCATCCGTGGCATTGGGCCCAAGCGTGCCGTTGAGCTCATCAAGGAGCACAAAACCATCGAGAAGATTGTTCAGCAGATAGACACCAAGAAGTTCCCTCTGCCGGAAAACTGGTTGCACAAAGAGGCCCAGAAGCTCTTCCTAGAGCCTGATGTGGTCAACCCTGATGCTGTTGAGCTGAAGTGGACGGAGCCGAATGAAGAAGAGCTCGTCGAGTTCATGTGCGGGGAGAAGCAGTTCAACGAAGAGCGGATACGCAACGGTGTCAAGAAGCTGAGCAAAAGCCGGCAGGGCAGCACGCAGGGCCGGCTGGACGACTTCTTCAAGGTGACGGGCTCCATCACGTCAGCCAAGCGCAAGGAGCCAGAGACCAAGGGGTCGGCGAAGAAGAAAGCCAAGACCAACAGCGCCGCAAAGaccaaaaagggaaaatag
- the LOC142057054 gene encoding olfactory receptor 5J3-like, whose amino-acid sequence MAKGNHTTVTQFLLLGLTSEPKLQAPLFIIFLMIYLITLIGNLGLITLIRTNRRLHAPMYFFLCNLSVVDLCYSSVFSPKLLIGFLAEKKTISYPACFAQHFFFLAFVTTEVLLLAAMAYDRYVAICNPLHYAVSMPGRVCVQLVAGSYVGGILNSLIQTCFLLPLPFCGPNVINHYFCDTNPLLKLTCSDDHLNELLLVTFNGTISMSVLFIIIVSYAYILFSILRIRSAKGRHKAFSTCASHLLTVTLFYVPAGLSHMQPASKYSLEMEKVTAVFYTLIVPMLNPLIYSLRNKEVKDALRKATANNTFGSCLLAKLTPVS is encoded by the coding sequence ATGGCTAAAGGCAATCACACCACGGTGACCCAGTTCCTCCTCCTGGGACTGACGAGCGAGCCTAAGCTGCAGGCTCCTCTCTTCATAATCTTCTTAATGATTTATCTCATCACCCTGATAGGCAATCTCGGGCTGATCACGCTGATCAGGACAAACCGCCGCCTGCACGCTCCCatgtatttcttcctctgcaacCTCTCTGTTGTTGATCTTTGCTACTCCTCCGTCTTTTCTCCAAAGCTGCTTATTGGCTTCTTGGCAGAAAAGAAAACGATTTCTTACCCCGCCTGCTTTGcccagcatttctttttccttgcgTTTGTGACCACGGAGGTGCTCTTGCTGGCTGCCATGGCGTACGACCGCTACGTAGCCATTTGCAACCCGCTGCACTACGCTGTTTCTATGCCCGGGAGGGTCTGCGTTCAGCTGGTGGCCGGGTCATACGTAGGGGGGATTTTGAACTCGCTAATCCAAACGTGTTTCTTGTTGCCGTTGCCTTTTTGTGGGCCCAATGTCATCAACCATTACTTCTGTGACACCAACCCTCTGCTCAAACTCACCTGCTCTGATGACCACCTGAATGAGCTGTTGCTTGTAACCTTCAACGGGACCATTTCCATGTCTGTGCTCTTCATCATCATCGTCTCCTATGCCTACATCCTCTTCTCCATCCTGAGGATTAGATCTGCCAAAGGAAGGCACAAAGCCTTCTCCACCTGTGCCTCCCACCTCCTGACCGTTACCTTGTTCTACGTGCCCGCGGGGCTGAGCCACATGCAACCGGCCTCCAAGTACTCACTGGAGATGGAGAAAGTCACCGCCGTGTTTTACACCCTGATCGTCCCTATGCTCAACCCTCTGATCTACAGCTTGAGGAACAAGGAGGTCAAGGATGCACTTAGGAAAGCGACAGCAAATAACACTTTTGGGAGTTGCCTGCTGGCCAAGCTGACCCCAGTCAGTTGA
- the LOC142057055 gene encoding olfactory receptor 5T7-like, with product MVEDNYTFASEFILLGFTTREDLQVTFFVLFLAIYVVTLIGNLGVIILIRINSCLHTPMYFFLSHLSLLDICYSSTIIPQTLLNFLVEKKVISFVRCATQLFSFATCATAECYVLAAMAYDRYVAVCNPLLYSVVMSRRFCVGMLAGAYLAGVISSTIHTVSIFLLPFCRSKRINHFFCDGPPLLALSCSDTHVNEVMVSAVVGFNVLSTAVFILVSYSSVLTTALQMRSAAGWHKAFSTCASHLVSMALYYGSSLFMYLRPGSRHSLEHGEVVSVLYSVAVPMLNPLIYSLRNTDMKNAMRRAKGRVLSSLSTHGSWSAGRRGPPFRGEEG from the coding sequence ATGGTTGAAGATAATTATACGTTTGCATCAGAGTTTATTCTCCTGGGCTTCACAACCCGAGAAGATCTGCAGGTGACATTCTTTGTCTTATTCCTTGCCATCTATGTCGTCACTCTAATAGGAAATCTGGGAGTAATTATATTAATCAGAATCAATTCATGCCTACACACCCCCATGTACTTCTTCCTAAGCCACTTGTCGCTCCTGGATATCTGCTACTCCTCCACCATCATCCCTCAAACCTTGTTGAATTTTTTAGTGGAGAAGAAGGTTATTTCCTTCGTTAGGTGTGCCACTCAGCTCTTCTCCTTTGCGACTTGTGCCACCGCCGAGTGCTACGTGCTGGCTGCCATGGCTTATGATCGCTACGTGGCCGTTTGTAACCCGCTGCTCTACTCTGTGGTCATGTCCCGGAGGTTTTGCGTTGGGATGTTGGCTGGTGCCTACTTAGCTGGTGTGATCAGCTCCACCATACACACAGTTTCTATATTTCTTCTCCCGTTCTGTCGGTCCAAGAGGATCAATCATTTCTTCTGCGACGGACCACCGCTGCTAGCCCTCTCCTGCTCTGACACCCATGTCAACGAGGTGATGGTTTCTGCCGTGGTGGGGTTCAACGTGCTAAGCACCGCAGTCTTCATTTTAGTCTCCTACTCGTCGGTCCTCACCACCGCCTTGCAGATGCGCTCTGCAGCCGGTTGGCACAAAGCCTTCTCCACTTGTGCCTCGCACTTGGTCTCCATGGCTTTGTACTACGGCAGCTCCCTCTTCATGTACCTGCGCCCCGGCTCCAGACACTCCTTGGAGCATGGCGAGGTGGTCTCCGTGCTCTACTCCGTTGCAGTCCCCATGCTGAACCCGCTCATCTACAGCCTAAGAAACACGGACATGAAGAACGCCATGAGGAGAGCAAAAGGTAGAGTCCTCTCCTCCTTGTCCACCCACGGTTCCTGGTCAGCTGGAAGGAGAGGACCACCCTTCCGTGGTGAGGAGGGTTAG
- the LOC142058093 gene encoding olfactory receptor 5G9-like, with protein sequence MAEQNLTSVAEFVLEGLSDQAEMKAALFVVFLLIYTITLLGNVGIIVVIRGDPRLHTSMYFFLGSLSVVDICFSSVIAPRALANFLSERKTISFVGCMGQAAFYIVFVTTECFLLVVMAYDRYVAICNPLLYSSVMTRRLCMWLVVGSYLGGVLNSVIQMTFIVRLPFCSSNVINHFFCDVPPLLALSCASTYINEMILFSLAGIIEVSTISTILVSYIFIFFAILRIRSAEGRQKAFFTCASHLTAVAMLYGTTIFMYLRPSSSYALNTDKVVSVFYTVVIPMLNPLIYSLRNQEVKNALRRTAERIAVRL encoded by the coding sequence ATGGCAGAGCAGAATCTCACCTCGGTGGCAGAGTTCGTTCTCGAGGGCCTGAGTGACCAAGCGGAGATGAAGGCAGCCCTCTTCGTGGTGTTCCTGCTCATCTACACCATCACCCTCCTGGGCAACGTGGGGATAATCGTAGTGATCCGGGGTGACCCACGACTCCACACATCCATGTACTTCTTCCTTGGCAGCCTCTCCGTTGTCGACATCTGCTTCTCCTCTGTGATTGCCCCCAGGGCCTTGGCGAACTTCCTATCGGAGAGGAAGACCATTTCCTTTGTTGGCTGCATGGGCCAAGCTGCCTTCTACATCGTCTTTGTGACGACTGAGTGTTTCCTGCTGGTCGTCATGGCGTACGACCGGTACGTGGCCATCTGTAACCCCCTGCTCTATTCCTCTGTTATGACTCGGAGGTTGTGCATGTGGCTGGTGGTGGGGTCCTACCTTGGGGGTGTCCTGAACTCCGTCATACAGATGACCTTCATCGTTAGGCTGCCCTTCTGCAGCTCCAATGTCATCAACCACTTCTTCTGTGACgttcctcccctcctggctctgtcctgtGCCAGCACCTACATCAACGAGATGATCCTCTTCTCCTTGGCCGGCATCATTGAGGTTAGCACCATCTCCACCATCCTGGTCTCCTACATCTTCATCTTCTTTGCCATCCTGAGGATCCGTTCAGCTGAAGGTAGACAGAAAGCCTTCTTCACCTGCGCATCCCACCTGACAGCAGTGGCTATGTTGTACGGGACGACAATCTTCATGTATTTACGCCCCAGCTCTAGTTACGCCCTGAACACTGACAAAGTGGTCTCCGTCTTCTACACGGTGGTCATCCCGATGCTGAACCCCCTCATCTACAGCCTGAGGAACCAGGAGGTGAAGAATGCTCTGAGGAGAACAGCAGAAAGAATCGCAGTCAGGCTCTGA
- the LOC142058067 gene encoding olfactory receptor 8U9-like, with amino-acid sequence MTPFNHTDVHEFVLLGLATHPDLQVPLCLALLAIYVVTLLGNFGIIILIRTNLHLRTPMYYFLGHLAFVDVCYSSVILPKMLVQIMTEDKTISFSGCAAQLCCFIVFGVTECLLLAVMAYNRYVAICKPLLYPTIMDGWTCQWLVASSYAIGLLHAVTHTTFIFSFSFCSSNVINHYFCDIAPLLALSCSDTRTYEAVVLALVSINCLSTMTIIFVSYTYILPAILRIRPPEGRRKAFSTCASHLVVVTMFYGAILFMYLRPSSTYALDKNKTATLFYTIMTPTLNPLVYSLRNSEVKGALRRAVGRRQ; translated from the coding sequence ATGACACCGTTCAATCACACCGATGTGCACGAGTTCGTTCTCTTGGGGCTGGCCACCCACCCAGATCTCCAGGTCCCCCTTTGCTTGGCTTTGCTGGCCATCTATGTGGTAACACTCTTGGGGAACTTTGGGATAATTATATTAATCAGGACCAATCTTCACCTTCGCACCCCAATGTACTATTTCCTCGGCCACTTGGCTTTTGTCGATGTCTGCTACTCTTCCGTCATCCTCCCCAAAATGCTGGTGCAGATCATGACAGAGGACAAAACCATCAGCTTCTCGGGgtgtgcagcccagctctgctgcttcatTGTTTTTGGGGTCACCGAGTGCCTCTTGCTGGCCGTGATGGCCTACAACAGGTATGTGGCCATCTGCAAGCCCCTCCTGTACCCCACCATCATGGACGGATGGACGTGCCAGTGGCTTGTCGCCAGTTCCTACGCCATCGGCCTCTTGCACGCTGTGACGCACACcactttcatcttttctttctccttctgcagctccaaTGTTATCAACCACTACTTCTGCGACATTGCCCCGCTCTTAGCCCTCTCCTGCTCTGACACCCGCACCTACGAGGCGGTTGTCCTTGCTCTGGTCAGCATAAACTGTCTCAGCACCATGACCATCATCTTTGTCTCCTATACTTATATTCTTCCTGCTATCCTAAGGATCCGCCCTCCGGAGGGCAGGAGAAAAGCCTTCTCCACCTGCGCCTCCCACCTGGTGGTCGTCACCATGTTTTATGGGGCAATCTTGTTCATGTACCTGCGCCCTAGCTCCACCTATGCTTTGGATAAGAACAAGACGGCCACGCTGTTTTACACCATCATGACCCCCACACTGAACCCCTTGGTCTACAGCCTGAGGAACAGTGAGGTGAAGGGTGCCCTGCGAAGAGCGGTTGGGAGAAGGCAGTGA
- the TMEM258 gene encoding dolichyl-diphosphooligosaccharide--protein glycosyltransferase subunit TMEM258 — MELEAMSRYTSPVNPAVFPHLTVVLLAIGMFFTAWFFVYEVTSTKYTRDIYKELLISLVASLFMGFGVLFLLLWVGIYV; from the exons ATG GAGCTGGAGGCGATGAGCAGATACACTAGCCCGGTGAATCCGGCCGTCTTCCCGCACCTCACGGTGGTGCTGCTGGCCATCGGCATGTTCTTCACCGCCTGGTTCTTCGT CTACGAGGTGACTTCTACCAAGTACACGCGGGATATCTACAAGGAGCTGTTGATCTCGCTGGTGGCCTCGCTTTTCATGGGTTTCGGCGtcctcttcctgctgctgtgggtCGGTATCTATGTCTGA